Genomic window (Vampirovibrionales bacterium):
CGGCGCTTGCGGCGGCCAGACCGGCGGCGGCTTGCGAGCAGACGTAATCAAAGTGCGGCGTGGCCCCACGAATAACGCATCCCAGGGCGATAACCGCGTCAATGTCCGCAGATGCCGCCAATTTGCGAGCGATCAGGGGTAATTCAAATGCGCCCGGCGTCCAGGCGATGACGATGGCGTCTTCGGCGACCTCATGGGCCTTGAGCGTGGCCAGCGCGCCGGAGAGCAGACGCTCGGTAATGAAATCGTTAAAGCGGCTGACGACAATTGCTACTCGAAGCCCCGGCAGGCGCATAGCGCCCTCAAATTCTCTTGGAAACTCTTGCGACGGGCTCATCACAGGCGATCCTCCGAGTGCGGGGCGCGCTCCAAAGCCAGCGCGTGGCCGAGCTTGTCCTGCTTGGTCATGAGGTAGCGGGCGTTTTCAGGCGTCGTCTCGGTGATAATGGGGGCGCGGCGGCGGATTTTTAGCCCATAGCCCTCCAGGCCGCGAATCTTGCGCGGATTATTCGTCAGCAGGTCGAATTCCTGCACGCCCAAATCGACCAGAATCTGCGCGCCGACGCCGTAATGGCGCAGATCGGCCGGGAATCCCATTTCCAGATTGGCTTCAACCGTATCGAGTCCGCTGTCTTGAAGCGCGTAAGCGCGGAGCTTGTTCATCAGGCCGATGCCGCGCCCTTCGTGACGTCTCAGATACACCAGCGCGCCGCAGCCATGGGCGGCAATCTGCGCCATGGCCCCATGGAGCTGGAAACCGCAATCGCAGCGCAGGCTGCCGAGGAGATCCCCCGTCAGGCACTCGCTGTGCATCCGCACCAACGGGATGCGCCCGTCTTTGCCCGATAAATCGCCCATGATCATCGCCAGATGCTCTGAGCCGTCGATGGCGCTTTCGTAGCCGATGACTTCAAATTTTCCGTAACGGGTCGGCAATTCAGCGTTGGTGACGCGCTGAATGGTGCGCTCGGTCTGGAGACGATGATGAATCAGTTGCGCAACCGTAATAAACGGGATGTTAAAGCGCTGCGCCAAGGCGTGCAGTTCGGCGCGGCGGGCCATGGAGCCGTCTTCGCGCAGAATCTCGCAAATGACGCCCGCAGGTTTAAGACCCGCCAATCGCGCCAGATCAACGCTGGCTTCGGTTTGCCCGACCCGCTCCAGAACGCCCGCTTCGCGCGCCTGCAAGGGGAAAATATGCCCGGGACGGCGTAAATCTGCTGGCGTGGCGTCGTGGGCAACTGCCACCTGAATCGTCTTGGCCCTGTCGTGCGCAGAAATGCCCGTCGTCACCCCGAATTTTGGATGCGCGTCTACGCTGACGGTGAAGGCAGTGCCCATCGGGTCCGTGTTATGCGACACCATTTGAAACAATTGCAGCTTCTGGCACATTGGCGGCGTCAGTGTCAGGCAAATCAGCCCGCGGCCGTGCGTGGCCATAAAGTTGATGAGATCCGGCGTCACTTTTTCCGCCGCGCACACGAAGTCGCCTTCGTTCTCGCGGTCTTCGTCATCGGCGACAATCGCCAGTTCGCCGCGTTGAATCGCGGCAATCGCGCGTTCGATCGAGTCGAAGTCCGACGAGGCGCAGGAGTCCAGTGATGAATCAGGCATGGGCGTTTACCTTAGAAAGCTTGAGAAAGCTTGCTGTATTGTCGCGCAAGGAGGCCCGGCGATCAACGCGCCGCCGCCGCGCCAAGAGGGGCGCTGGCCTGTGGTGACGCCTCGGGCGTCGGGACGCGCTGAAAGCGCAGCATGACCTGATCCCCGCCTGTCTGAACCGCCTCGACCTGCACTTTGGGCATAAACATCTCTTTCCAGAACGTTTGTACCCGCTCAACCCGTTTTGACGGGTTGGCGACGCCGCTTTCCAAGACGAAAATGTCTTGAGCGGAGGCCGCTTCCAACTGTCTGTAAACGCGCCAAGAGTCCGGTAACGTTCTCAAGCGGTTTATTACGGCATCAATCAGTCGGCCAATGACTGGAATTTTAGAATTTATATACGTGTACGTATGCGCAAAGGGCTCGCAGACCGTTCTTCCCGGAAAATGCTTTTCCGCCAGCGGCTGAAGCGCGGTCTTGATCTCCGCCGCCGTGGCCAGACGGCCGAATCGCGCAGTGGAAGGGATGCCTGAAGAGGGGGCGATGACAGGGGACATACGGCGTTTCTCCTCTGGGTTTCTCCGGGCGCCTTGGGGGATCGACGCTTTCGGGTAAGACCGTTCACCGGGCAGAAAACCGGCTGAGCCGAAAAAGTTGCGCGCCGGTCATCGCCCGCTATACAGCCTGTGGCAACACTGCTACAATAAGAGCGATTTCCCCTTTTTAGCGTCACTTTTGGAGCGTGGGTTTTATGATGTTGTCTTTTCCCGTCTCTCATCGGCCCGTTTCCCGCTTCGGCGCGGCTGAAACGCCGCCGCCCTCTAAAACTGAAAAACAGCAAAGAGCCAACACGGAGTTGGCAGACGTGATAGACCGCGCGCAGAGGGAAGCCAGCGGTAACTGGCAACATGCGCTTGCGGCGCTGATAGCCCAGGCTCGCCGCGACGTTGAGGCGGCTCATGCCGCTTACCCTGTCGACAAAGGGCAATAATCCTGTCAGGCCTGCTTCTGAGGTCTTCAAACCAACTAAGAGGATGCCGCAATGAATCCCCTCCGCTTTGGAACGACCCTGATTACCTGCGCTTCGCAGAATGCGGACCTGGCTGAGCGCGCCGTTGAGAAGCGCGTGCCCTTAAACGCTCGTCGTTTCGCGTCCGACGGCGATTCTTTTACGCGCGTGACGTTGCAGCATCACGACCCCAAGCAAGAAGCCGCGTGGGCCCGCGCAGTGGTTGCCGATTTGCAGGACGCTTTAGCCGATCAGTATGGGCGTGGGGCGCAAA
Coding sequences:
- a CDS encoding 6,7-dimethyl-8-ribityllumazine synthase, which translates into the protein MSPSQEFPREFEGAMRLPGLRVAIVVSRFNDFITERLLSGALATLKAHEVAEDAIVIAWTPGAFELPLIARKLAASADIDAVIALGCVIRGATPHFDYVCSQAAAGLAAASADSGKPVIFGVLTTDTIEQAIERAGTKAGNKGADAARAAIETASVLRRLKDASLI
- a CDS encoding bifunctional 3,4-dihydroxy-2-butanone-4-phosphate synthase/GTP cyclohydrolase II; amino-acid sequence: MPDSSLDSCASSDFDSIERAIAAIQRGELAIVADDEDRENEGDFVCAAEKVTPDLINFMATHGRGLICLTLTPPMCQKLQLFQMVSHNTDPMGTAFTVSVDAHPKFGVTTGISAHDRAKTIQVAVAHDATPADLRRPGHIFPLQAREAGVLERVGQTEASVDLARLAGLKPAGVICEILREDGSMARRAELHALAQRFNIPFITVAQLIHHRLQTERTIQRVTNAELPTRYGKFEVIGYESAIDGSEHLAMIMGDLSGKDGRIPLVRMHSECLTGDLLGSLRCDCGFQLHGAMAQIAAHGCGALVYLRRHEGRGIGLMNKLRAYALQDSGLDTVEANLEMGFPADLRHYGVGAQILVDLGVQEFDLLTNNPRKIRGLEGYGLKIRRRAPIITETTPENARYLMTKQDKLGHALALERAPHSEDRL